From Medicago truncatula cultivar Jemalong A17 chromosome 7, MtrunA17r5.0-ANR, whole genome shotgun sequence, a single genomic window includes:
- the LOC11442090 gene encoding calcium-binding allergen Bet v 3: MGEMNLSSPSKSFRLRSQSLNSLRLRRIFDMFDKNGDSMITVEEISQALNLLGLEAEFKEVDSMIKSYIKPGNVGLTYEDFVGLHESLGDTYFSVAAETDEETQNEDLWEAFKVFDEDGDGYISAKELQVVLGKLGLVEGNLIDNVQRMILSVDTNHDGRVDFHEFKDMMRTTTVSSS; the protein is encoded by the exons ATGGGGGAAATGAACCTATCATCGCCATCAAAGTCGTTTCGGCTTCGAAGTCAGAGTCTCAACTCGCTCCGTCTGCGGCGAATCTTTGACATGTTTGATAAAAATGGTGATTCAATGATAACTGTGGAGGAAATAAGCCAGGCTCTCAACCTGCTGGGATTAGAAGCTGAGTTCAAAGAGGTTGATTCCATGATCAA GTCATACATAAAGCCGGGCAACGTAGGACTAACGTACGAAGATTTCGTGGGATTGCACGAGTCACTGGGGGATACATATTTTTCAGTGGCAGCAGAAACTGATGAGGAAACACAAAATGAAGATCTATGGGAAGCATTCAAGGtgtttgatgaagatggtgatggTTACATATCAGCTAAGGAATTGCAAGTTGTTTTAGGGAAGCTTGGACTTGTGGAAGGGAACTTGATTGATAATGTTCAAAGAATGATTTTGTCTGTTGATACCAACCATGATGGTCGTGTTGATTTTCATGAATTTAAGGATATGATGCGCACCACTACTGTCTCTAGCTCTTGA
- the LOC11435339 gene encoding uncharacterized protein has product MKDSQNKQYQEEQALMNPPKKGRNKCVTCICIVLLLLLVLVIVCVILAFTLFKPKDPKTKVVSATLEGISPRLTFPAINIQLNVTLNLKIQVDNQNHASFKHADGTSLLMYKGVEVGDTDIYAGLIPAKGSTILPCRLTLQADKLASNVTGLLGDLMGGQLSLEAVTRIPGRVTFLGFIKKHIVAKSNCQFVFGFPDMEIKSQICKNKAKL; this is encoded by the coding sequence ATGAAGGATTCACAAAATAAACAATACCAAGAAGAACAAGCCTTGATGAATCCACCAAAAAAGGGAAGAAACAAATGTGTAACTTGCATATGCATAGTGTTATTACTATTACTAGTTTTAGTAATAGTTTGTGTTATTCTTGCCTTCACCCTTTTCAAGCCAAAAGACCCAAAAACAAAGGTTGTTTCAGCTACTTTAGAAGGTATATCACCTCGTCTAACATTTCCTGCTATTAACATACAACTCAATGTTACTCTAAATCTCAAGATTCAAGTCGATAATCAAAACCATGCAAGCTTCAAACATGCAGATGGAACTAGTCTTTTGATGTATAAAGGTGTTGAAGTTGGAGATACAGATATATATGCTGGTTTGATTCCTGCAAAAGGTTCTACTATTCTTCCTTGTAGACTTACCCTTCAAGCTGATAAATTAGCATCCAATGTGACAGGTTTATTAGGGGATTTAATGGGTGGTCAACTCTCTTTGGAAGCAGTTACTAGGATTCCTGGAAGAGTTACTTTTCTTGGATTTATCAAGAAACATATCGTTGCTAAGTCTAATTGtcaatttgtttttggttttcctGATATGGAGATCAAAAGCCAAATTTGCAAGAATAAAGCTAAGTTATGA